From a region of the Armatimonas rosea genome:
- a CDS encoding DinB family protein, translated as MTVQEFQAEKIEGAAKLLAFWLGAMPEEKQSWTPTLEGAANLRTAREQVAECAGANRVFTQILRGERPTPFSPFEVKSEYASLEEAQQDLIASAIECAAVVRGLSDEDLAKDYVLRRGTMSGYQVIEFPYRNMTYHGGQINLLQLLYGDTEFHIPKG; from the coding sequence ATGACCGTTCAAGAGTTTCAAGCAGAGAAGATCGAGGGGGCGGCTAAGTTGCTCGCCTTCTGGCTAGGTGCGATGCCCGAGGAGAAGCAGAGCTGGACTCCCACGCTAGAGGGGGCAGCGAACCTGCGCACGGCCCGCGAGCAGGTGGCCGAGTGTGCAGGAGCAAACCGCGTCTTCACGCAGATCCTACGCGGGGAGAGACCGACGCCTTTCAGCCCTTTCGAGGTCAAGTCGGAGTACGCCAGCCTGGAAGAGGCACAGCAGGACCTGATCGCCAGCGCCATCGAGTGTGCCGCGGTGGTCCGTGGCCTCAGCGACGAAGACCTTGCCAAGGACTATGTGCTCCGCCGTGGGACGATGTCGGGCTACCAGGTGATCGAGTTCCCCTACCGCAACATGACCTACCACGGCGGCCAGATTAATTTGCTGCAGCTCCTCTACGGGGATACGGAGTTCCATATCCCCAAGGGCTAG
- a CDS encoding DUF1501 domain-containing protein yields the protein MNRRELLLSALAAGYARPLWAAQPAPKATADAVIVLWMGGGMAHTETFDPKRYTPYETGTPSEKILSTFPAIPTVVDGVQLSQGLEKIAQVMDRATLIRTYRAGDLGAILHSRHQYHWHTGYAPPQTVAAPHIGSVIARTLGPLNEAVPAFINIGQRFDVGEGEELKAFTTAGFLGSEFGPFNLPYPDQAVEAVRPPAGMTPSRFENRQALYKKLVGESLVGKVGSDYQKESLLRSLDNAHRLLSSPAAAAFDLTKEPKASYDSYNTGRFGQGCLLARRLREAGARYIEVTTEYVPFFGWDTHDNGHTRLTEMKRQIDAPIAQLVKDLEERGLLDRTLIVLASEFSRDMMMEGKPDARVRDQVTVPDIVNEPKFYGMHRHFTDAGSVLMFGGGVKKGFVYGKTADERPCKTVENPVVIEDLHATIYHTLGISPKHAYEVEKRPFYVTRDGLGKPIGALLAKGV from the coding sequence ATGAACCGACGAGAGCTACTTTTATCCGCACTGGCGGCGGGCTATGCCCGCCCGCTCTGGGCCGCGCAGCCCGCCCCGAAGGCGACCGCGGATGCGGTGATTGTCTTGTGGATGGGCGGCGGAATGGCCCACACCGAGACCTTCGACCCCAAGCGCTACACGCCCTACGAGACCGGGACGCCCTCGGAGAAGATCCTCTCGACCTTTCCGGCGATCCCGACAGTCGTGGACGGGGTGCAGCTCTCGCAGGGGCTGGAGAAGATCGCGCAGGTGATGGACCGGGCGACCCTGATCCGCACCTACCGGGCGGGCGATCTGGGGGCGATCCTGCACTCGCGCCACCAGTACCACTGGCACACCGGCTACGCGCCGCCGCAGACAGTCGCGGCGCCGCACATTGGCTCGGTGATCGCGCGGACCCTCGGGCCGCTGAATGAGGCCGTCCCGGCGTTTATCAATATCGGGCAGCGCTTCGATGTCGGGGAGGGCGAGGAGCTCAAGGCATTTACCACGGCGGGCTTTCTGGGGAGCGAGTTTGGCCCCTTCAACCTGCCCTACCCGGATCAGGCGGTCGAGGCTGTGCGCCCCCCGGCGGGCATGACACCGTCGCGCTTTGAGAACCGCCAGGCGCTCTATAAAAAGCTGGTCGGAGAGTCCCTAGTCGGGAAAGTGGGCTCGGACTACCAGAAAGAGAGCCTGCTGCGCTCGCTGGACAACGCCCATCGCTTGCTGTCGTCGCCCGCCGCCGCCGCCTTTGACCTGACAAAAGAGCCCAAGGCCAGCTACGATAGCTACAACACCGGGCGCTTTGGCCAAGGGTGCTTGCTGGCACGCCGCCTGCGTGAGGCCGGAGCGCGCTATATCGAAGTCACCACCGAGTATGTTCCGTTCTTTGGCTGGGACACCCACGATAACGGCCACACGCGCCTGACCGAGATGAAGCGCCAGATCGACGCGCCCATCGCGCAGCTTGTTAAAGACCTCGAAGAGCGTGGCCTGCTGGACCGGACCCTGATCGTGCTGGCATCGGAGTTCTCGCGCGACATGATGATGGAGGGCAAGCCCGATGCCCGTGTCCGCGACCAGGTGACCGTCCCGGATATTGTCAATGAGCCCAAGTTCTACGGGATGCACCGGCACTTCACCGACGCCGGAAGTGTTTTGATGTTTGGCGGGGGCGTGAAAAAAGGCTTTGTCTATGGCAAGACCGCTGACGAGCGCCCGTGCAAGACGGTCGAGAACCCGGTGGTAATCGAGGACCTGCACGCGACGATCTACCATACGCTGGGGATCTCGCCCAAGCACGCCTACGAGGTGGAGAAGCGCCCGTTCTATGTCACGCGCGACGGCCTCGGGAAGCCTATCGGGGCCTTACTGGCAAAGGGAGTGTAA